Proteins from a genomic interval of Kaistia defluvii:
- a CDS encoding bifunctional [glutamine synthetase] adenylyltransferase/[glutamine synthetase]-adenylyl-L-tyrosine phosphorylase, with amino-acid sequence MAATLSQPADASVGASLATSIQTEIRPPKAARTREILQDLQAAAKEADIGPAWADLLHARKGLGSFLAAVFDASPFLRQIALDDPARLVAILTADPDAHFSRRMAEVAALWRETDETTLMTRLRQARAEVALLVGLADLGGIWPVERVTGALTAFAEAAVSATVDFLLAEAHASRKLTLPHPDQPSRGSGWILLGMGKCGARELNYSSDIDLIVLFDPERAEVADPDEIGALFVRMTRRLVKILQERTPDGYVFRTDLRLRPDPGSTQVAISTLAAFLYYEASGQNWERAAMIKARPFAGDIEAGDAFLSELAPFIWRKYLDFAAIADIHSIKRQIHDHRGHDAVAVAGHNIKLGRGGIREIEFFVQTQQLIAGGRDRELRGRRTLDMLEILRAKGWIADEAAADMARCYRFLRAIEHRLQMIADEQTHTLPDSEEGLDVVARLMGFKTVKAFSKALVETLETVRDHYIQLFEAAPSLSSTLGSLVFTGDDEDPETVATLASLGYKNPREVSRTIRGWHFGRYAAMRSAAARERLTEITPALLEAFATTDNADAAFNSFDRFLARLPAGVQLFALLGSNPGLLNLLATIMGTAPRLAEIVTARPHVLDAVLDPAFFGRLPDRTILTARLKNMLAEAVSLEDVLDRARIFGKEQGFLIGVRVIAGSVSTRAAGIAYSDLADLLVATLLDHVKSALEAQHGRIANSRIALLAMGKFGGREMTASSDLDLILLYDFPETETGSDGARPLSGSQYYSRMTQRLIAAISAPTAEGSLYEVDFRLRPSGNSGPLATHIRSFVEYQNKEAWTWEHMALSRARPIHGDASLVAEAVEDIRAILSTPHDPKKVRRDVLEMRVLLEEEKTAEGPWDLKQVPGGQIDIEFIAQYLQLVHGATHPEILDVETETVLAATSRSGLLPATEAEILLPALRLYQRLVLILRLCVDGPFRASEAPRGLLDLLSRAGELPDFATLDAHVQATQKDVRASFERIIGKVRRKPRA; translated from the coding sequence ATGGCCGCCACTCTTTCGCAACCGGCAGACGCGTCGGTTGGCGCTTCGCTTGCCACATCCATCCAGACCGAGATCCGGCCGCCCAAGGCAGCGAGGACGCGGGAAATCCTTCAGGACCTGCAGGCAGCCGCCAAGGAGGCCGACATCGGGCCCGCTTGGGCGGATCTGCTGCATGCCCGCAAGGGATTGGGCTCGTTCCTGGCGGCCGTGTTCGATGCGTCGCCCTTCCTGAGGCAGATCGCGCTCGACGATCCCGCGCGTCTGGTCGCGATCCTCACCGCAGACCCCGACGCGCACTTTTCCCGCCGCATGGCCGAAGTCGCCGCGCTCTGGCGCGAGACCGACGAAACGACGCTGATGACCCGGCTGCGCCAGGCGCGCGCCGAAGTGGCGCTGCTGGTCGGGCTCGCTGACCTTGGTGGCATCTGGCCGGTCGAGCGCGTCACCGGCGCGCTCACCGCCTTCGCCGAGGCCGCCGTCAGCGCCACGGTAGACTTCCTCCTCGCCGAGGCGCACGCCTCCCGCAAGCTGACGCTCCCGCACCCGGACCAGCCTTCGCGCGGCTCGGGCTGGATCCTGCTGGGCATGGGCAAGTGCGGCGCGCGCGAGCTGAATTATTCCAGCGATATCGACCTGATCGTGCTGTTCGATCCCGAGCGGGCCGAGGTGGCCGACCCCGACGAGATCGGTGCGCTGTTCGTCCGCATGACTCGCCGGCTGGTGAAGATCCTGCAGGAGCGCACGCCCGACGGCTATGTCTTCCGCACCGATCTTCGCCTGCGGCCGGACCCGGGCTCCACCCAGGTCGCGATCTCGACGCTGGCAGCTTTTCTCTATTACGAGGCGAGCGGCCAGAACTGGGAGCGCGCCGCCATGATCAAGGCGCGGCCCTTTGCCGGCGATATCGAGGCCGGCGATGCCTTCCTCTCGGAGCTCGCGCCCTTCATCTGGCGCAAATATCTCGATTTCGCTGCCATCGCCGACATCCATTCGATCAAGCGCCAGATCCACGATCATCGGGGGCATGACGCGGTCGCGGTGGCGGGCCACAACATCAAGCTCGGGCGCGGCGGCATTCGCGAGATCGAGTTCTTCGTCCAGACCCAGCAATTGATCGCCGGCGGCCGCGACCGCGAATTGCGCGGCCGGCGGACGCTCGACATGTTGGAGATCCTGCGCGCCAAGGGCTGGATCGCCGACGAGGCAGCGGCCGACATGGCGCGCTGCTACCGCTTCCTGCGCGCCATCGAGCATCGCCTGCAGATGATCGCCGACGAACAGACCCACACGCTGCCCGACAGCGAGGAGGGGCTGGACGTCGTCGCGCGCTTGATGGGGTTCAAGACCGTCAAGGCCTTCTCCAAGGCGCTGGTCGAGACGCTGGAGACCGTGCGCGACCACTACATCCAGCTGTTCGAGGCGGCGCCCTCGCTTTCCTCGACGCTGGGCAGCCTGGTCTTCACCGGGGACGACGAGGACCCCGAAACGGTCGCGACGCTGGCAAGCCTCGGCTACAAGAATCCGCGCGAAGTCAGCCGCACGATCCGGGGCTGGCATTTCGGCCGCTACGCCGCCATGCGGTCGGCCGCCGCGCGCGAACGCCTGACCGAGATCACGCCGGCGCTGCTGGAAGCCTTCGCCACCACGGACAATGCCGATGCGGCGTTCAATTCGTTCGACCGCTTCCTGGCCCGGTTGCCGGCCGGCGTTCAGCTCTTTGCGCTGCTCGGCTCCAATCCGGGCCTTCTCAATCTCCTCGCCACCATCATGGGCACGGCCCCCCGCCTGGCCGAGATCGTCACGGCGCGTCCGCATGTGCTGGATGCCGTGCTCGATCCGGCCTTTTTCGGCCGCCTGCCGGACCGCACGATCCTCACCGCGCGGCTGAAGAACATGCTGGCCGAGGCGGTGTCGCTGGAAGATGTGCTCGATCGCGCGCGCATCTTCGGCAAGGAGCAGGGCTTCCTGATCGGCGTTCGCGTCATCGCCGGCTCCGTCAGCACGCGTGCCGCCGGCATCGCCTATTCCGATCTGGCCGACCTGCTGGTCGCGACCCTGCTCGACCACGTCAAGAGCGCGCTCGAAGCCCAGCACGGCCGCATTGCCAACAGCCGGATCGCCCTGCTGGCGATGGGCAAGTTCGGCGGGCGCGAAATGACCGCCTCATCCGATCTCGACCTGATCCTGCTCTACGATTTTCCCGAGACGGAGACCGGCTCCGACGGCGCGCGGCCGCTTTCCGGCAGCCAGTATTATTCCCGCATGACCCAGCGCCTGATCGCGGCCATCTCGGCGCCGACGGCGGAGGGTTCGCTTTACGAGGTTGACTTCCGTCTGCGTCCCTCGGGCAATTCCGGCCCGCTCGCCACCCATATCCGCTCCTTCGTCGAATATCAGAACAAGGAAGCCTGGACCTGGGAGCACATGGCGCTGTCGCGGGCGCGGCCGATCCATGGCGATGCGAGCCTCGTCGCCGAGGCCGTCGAGGATATCCGTGCGATCCTCTCCACGCCGCACGATCCCAAGAAGGTGAGGCGCGACGTGCTGGAAATGCGCGTGCTGCTCGAGGAAGAGAAGACCGCCGAAGGGCCGTGGGACCTGAAGCAGGTGCCGGGCGGCCAGATCGATATCGAGTTCATCGCGCAATATCTGCAGCTCGTGCATGGCGCTACCCATCCCGAGATCCTCGATGTCGAGACGGAGACCGTGCTGGCGGCGACGTCGCGCAGCGGTCTGCTGCCGGCGACCGAAGCAGAGATCCTGCTTCCCGCGCTCCGCCTCTATCAGCGGCTGGTGTTGATCCTGCGGCTTTGTGTCGATGGGCCATTCCGGGCGAGTGAGGCGCCGCGCGGCCTGCTGGACCTGCTCTCCAGGGCGGGCGAACTGCCCGATTTCGCCACGCTCGACGCCCATGTCCAGGCGACGCAGAAGGATGTCCGCGCTTCGTTCGAGCGGATTATCGGGAAGGTTCGGCGGAAGCCCCGAGCCTGA
- a CDS encoding PAS domain-containing sensor histidine kinase, whose translation MPIAGVLFRRKQMIKGHARLLAKPAYEKLVSSEPILRRCIPVLIIIFLMIVALARFVQLYDLRMERENQARDLMGMVASYLALSLDQAEPTLSTDRYQMAVQNTLDNLVPQSAADAGQRIYVADATGRVIATSPRSATEENRSFTEIVSGAQPLVIFGDRAGVLKINVDGDQPAFATLRHLNGRLGFVAVATPFPAIYRDWRADVSLNVSIFVGTSGILLVILYGYFSQSARAQEADIIYQETYDRFDTALRRGRCGLWDWDVARGRLFWSKSMFELVGLPPRDTLLGFGEVNELVHPDDGDLMNLVEALYEANETTVDRMFRMRKADGSYVWLRIRVELVDADGTEPHLIGIAVDVTEQMRLAESSRTADIRLRDAIETISEAFVLWDTQNRLVMCNSKYQQLHGIPDSALEAGTPYAQVIAAGRQPVVQAQIPNEGRAEEGARSFEAQLNDGRWLQISERRTKDGGFVSVGTDITTIKRHEEKLIDGERRLMATIADLRQSRQKLEQQAQEMVDLAEKYSEQKDRAEAANRTKSEFLANISHELRTPLNAIIGFSEIMKSGLFGPLGSPKYGEYCQDINASGNFLLNVINDVLDMARIEAGRMTLDMQPLMLDEIVDEAARVMSPEASARKVTIEADLESSLGLHADRRAVKQMVLNLLSNAVKFTPENGHISVRARKIGGAVTLTIEDNGIGIPKEALKKLGRPFEQVQNQFTKSHKGSGLGLAITRSLAELHGGAMRIRSHEGKGTIVSIRLPLLQTAQLEPPTGASAGVALRLGASAEPSR comes from the coding sequence ATGCCTATTGCAGGGGTACTGTTTCGACGCAAGCAGATGATCAAGGGTCACGCTCGGCTTCTGGCCAAGCCGGCCTACGAAAAGCTCGTCTCGTCCGAGCCGATCCTGCGTCGCTGCATCCCTGTCCTCATCATCATCTTTCTGATGATCGTCGCGCTGGCCCGCTTCGTTCAGCTTTACGACCTGCGCATGGAGCGCGAGAACCAGGCGCGCGACCTGATGGGCATGGTGGCGTCCTATCTCGCCCTCTCGCTCGACCAGGCGGAGCCGACGCTGTCGACCGATCGCTACCAGATGGCGGTCCAGAACACGCTCGACAATCTCGTGCCGCAAAGCGCCGCCGATGCCGGCCAGCGCATCTATGTCGCCGACGCAACCGGCCGCGTCATCGCCACCTCGCCGCGCTCCGCCACCGAGGAGAACCGCAGCTTCACCGAGATCGTCAGCGGCGCCCAGCCCCTGGTGATCTTCGGCGACCGCGCCGGCGTGCTGAAGATCAATGTCGATGGCGACCAGCCGGCCTTCGCCACGCTGCGCCACCTCAACGGACGCCTCGGTTTCGTCGCCGTCGCAACGCCCTTCCCGGCGATCTACCGCGACTGGCGCGCCGACGTCTCGCTCAATGTCTCGATCTTCGTCGGCACCAGCGGCATCCTGCTCGTCATCCTCTACGGCTATTTCTCGCAGTCCGCCCGCGCCCAGGAAGCCGACATCATCTACCAGGAGACCTATGACCGCTTCGACACGGCGCTGCGCCGGGGCCGCTGCGGACTCTGGGATTGGGACGTCGCGCGCGGACGCCTGTTCTGGTCGAAATCGATGTTCGAGCTGGTCGGACTCCCACCGCGGGACACGCTGCTCGGCTTCGGCGAGGTGAACGAACTCGTCCATCCCGACGATGGCGACCTGATGAACCTGGTCGAGGCCCTCTATGAGGCCAACGAGACGACCGTCGACCGCATGTTCCGCATGCGCAAGGCGGACGGCAGCTATGTCTGGCTCCGGATCCGCGTCGAGCTGGTGGATGCCGATGGCACAGAGCCGCACCTGATCGGCATCGCTGTCGACGTGACCGAGCAGATGCGCCTGGCCGAAAGCTCGCGCACCGCGGATATCCGCCTGCGCGACGCCATCGAGACGATCTCCGAGGCCTTCGTGCTCTGGGATACCCAGAACCGCTTGGTCATGTGCAATTCGAAGTACCAGCAGCTGCACGGCATTCCGGATTCGGCGCTGGAAGCCGGCACTCCCTATGCCCAGGTGATCGCAGCCGGCCGCCAGCCCGTGGTGCAGGCCCAGATCCCCAACGAAGGCCGCGCCGAAGAAGGCGCGCGCTCCTTCGAGGCGCAGCTGAATGACGGCCGCTGGCTGCAGATCAGCGAACGTCGCACCAAGGATGGCGGCTTCGTGTCGGTCGGCACCGACATCACCACGATCAAGCGCCACGAGGAAAAGCTGATCGACGGCGAACGCCGGCTGATGGCAACGATCGCGGACCTGCGCCAGTCGCGCCAGAAGCTGGAGCAGCAGGCGCAGGAAATGGTCGATCTGGCGGAGAAATACTCCGAGCAGAAGGACCGCGCCGAGGCCGCCAACCGGACCAAGTCCGAGTTCCTCGCCAATATCAGCCATGAGCTGCGCACGCCGCTCAACGCGATCATCGGTTTCTCGGAGATCATGAAGTCGGGGCTGTTCGGCCCGCTCGGCTCGCCGAAATACGGCGAGTATTGCCAGGACATCAACGCGAGCGGCAACTTCCTGCTCAACGTCATCAACGACGTGCTCGACATGGCCCGGATCGAGGCCGGCCGGATGACGCTCGACATGCAGCCGCTGATGCTCGACGAGATCGTCGACGAGGCCGCGCGCGTGATGTCGCCGGAAGCGTCGGCCCGCAAGGTGACGATCGAGGCCGACCTCGAAAGCTCGCTCGGCCTCCATGCCGACCGTCGCGCGGTGAAGCAGATGGTGCTGAACCTTTTGTCGAACGCCGTGAAGTTCACGCCGGAAAACGGTCACATCAGCGTCCGCGCCCGCAAGATCGGCGGCGCCGTGACGTTGACGATCGAGGACAACGGCATCGGCATTCCGAAGGAAGCCCTGAAGAAGCTCGGCCGGCCGTTCGAGCAGGTGCAGAACCAGTTCACCAAGAGCCACAAGGGCTCGGGCCTCGGCCTCGCCATCACCCGCTCGCTGGCGGAACTGCATGGCGGCGCGATGCGCATCCGCAGCCATGAGGGCAAGGGCACGATCGTCTCGATCCGCCTGCCGCTGCTGCAGACCGCGCAGTTGGAGCCGCCGACCGGCGCTTCGGCCGGCGTCGCTCTCAGGCTCGGGGCTTCCGCCGAACCTTCCCGATAA
- the pepN gene encoding aminopeptidase N, with translation MKTEAAPFRLEDYRAPAFTIDTVGLDFQLAPSATRVVATIALRPNTDEARNGRLELVGDEITLKGLKLDGATLPEGRYTATPSLLTLHDVPNRPFTLDIETLVDPAANTKLMGLYRTSGTYCTQCEAEGFRRITYFLDRPDVLAVYTTRIEAQKSDAPILLANGNPVESGDVPGTDRHFAVWHDPFPKPSYLFAMVAGDLGVITDSFTTSSGREVELRIYCEHGKEARCTYAMDALKRSMKWDEDVFGLEYDLDIFIIVAVSDFNMGAMENKGLNVFNDKYVLADPDTATDADYANVEGVIAHEYFHNWTGNRITCRDWFQLCLKEGLTVFRDQEFSSDMRSRAVKRIADVRTLQARQFPEDGGPLAHPVRPEIYHEISNFYTPTVYEKGAEVVRMLKSILGPDDFRKGMDLYVERHDGDAATIEDFLASFADATGADLTQFKLWYSQAGTPQIISRGAYDEADRTYRLTLSQSIPATPGQARKQPMHMPIRFGLIGPNGEDMEFRSVSGGRVEGDIIHLTEASQTLVFEGVGGRPVPSLLRGFSAPVRLAIDISAADLLFQVRTDADPFNRWQAAQTLAMRNLVASTTEQIAGRPAKAEPALIDALGSVLDDETLEPAFRAQVLQLPSEADIARELGQNVDPDAIAAARRELRLAISTGLGNRIERHYGSLSGAESFRPDAASAGKRALRNTLLDLLLARRSPEAIAAALAHFETANNMTDRLAALSAITQAALPERRAVLDAFYKRYQDDALVLDKWLTLEATVPASDTLDRVKALLKHPSYSPNNPNRVRALVGSFASANQTQFNRVDGAGYDFLADFALELDKRNPQTTARLLVSFRSWRALEPVRRTRAEAALRRIAAAPDLSPDTLDIVTRTLA, from the coding sequence ATGAAGACCGAAGCCGCGCCGTTCCGGCTCGAAGACTATCGCGCTCCCGCCTTCACCATCGATACGGTCGGGCTGGATTTCCAGCTTGCGCCCTCTGCAACCCGGGTTGTCGCCACGATCGCGCTTCGGCCCAACACGGACGAGGCCCGCAACGGGCGCCTGGAACTGGTCGGCGACGAGATCACCCTGAAGGGATTGAAGCTCGACGGCGCGACGCTGCCCGAAGGCCGCTACACCGCGACGCCGAGCCTGCTGACGCTGCATGACGTGCCGAACCGGCCGTTCACGCTCGATATCGAGACCCTCGTCGATCCGGCCGCCAACACGAAGCTGATGGGGCTCTACCGGACCAGCGGCACCTATTGCACGCAGTGCGAGGCCGAGGGCTTCCGCCGCATCACCTACTTTCTCGACCGGCCGGACGTTCTGGCCGTCTACACGACGCGCATCGAGGCTCAGAAGTCCGATGCGCCGATCCTGCTCGCCAACGGCAATCCCGTCGAGAGCGGCGACGTTCCCGGCACCGATCGCCATTTCGCCGTCTGGCACGACCCCTTCCCCAAGCCGTCCTACCTGTTCGCCATGGTCGCGGGCGATCTCGGCGTCATCACCGACAGCTTCACCACCTCGTCCGGGCGCGAGGTCGAGCTGCGCATCTATTGCGAGCACGGCAAGGAAGCGCGCTGCACCTATGCGATGGACGCGCTGAAACGCTCGATGAAGTGGGACGAGGACGTCTTCGGCCTCGAATACGACCTCGACATCTTCATCATCGTCGCCGTGTCCGACTTCAACATGGGCGCGATGGAGAACAAGGGCCTCAACGTCTTCAACGACAAGTACGTCCTGGCCGACCCGGATACCGCGACCGATGCCGACTACGCCAATGTCGAGGGCGTCATCGCGCACGAGTATTTCCACAACTGGACCGGCAACCGCATCACCTGCCGAGACTGGTTCCAGCTCTGCCTGAAGGAAGGGCTGACCGTCTTCCGCGACCAGGAGTTCTCGTCCGACATGCGCTCGCGCGCGGTCAAGCGGATCGCCGATGTGCGCACGCTGCAGGCGCGGCAGTTCCCGGAGGATGGCGGCCCGCTGGCCCATCCGGTCCGGCCCGAAATCTACCACGAGATCAGCAACTTCTACACGCCGACCGTCTATGAGAAGGGTGCGGAGGTCGTCCGGATGCTGAAGAGCATTCTCGGCCCCGACGACTTCCGGAAGGGCATGGACCTCTATGTCGAGCGGCATGACGGCGACGCGGCGACGATCGAGGATTTCCTGGCGAGTTTCGCCGATGCGACCGGCGCTGACCTGACGCAGTTCAAGCTCTGGTATTCGCAGGCCGGCACCCCGCAGATCATTTCCCGCGGCGCCTATGACGAAGCCGACCGCACCTACCGCCTGACCTTGAGCCAGAGCATTCCGGCGACGCCCGGCCAGGCCCGCAAGCAGCCGATGCATATGCCGATCCGCTTTGGCCTGATCGGGCCGAATGGCGAGGACATGGAGTTTAGGTCGGTCAGCGGCGGCCGCGTCGAGGGCGACATCATTCATCTGACGGAAGCCAGCCAGACGCTGGTGTTCGAGGGTGTCGGCGGGCGCCCGGTGCCGTCCCTTCTGCGCGGCTTCTCCGCACCCGTCCGCCTGGCGATCGACATCTCGGCCGCGGACCTGCTGTTCCAAGTCCGCACCGATGCCGACCCCTTCAACCGTTGGCAGGCGGCCCAGACGCTGGCCATGCGTAATCTCGTCGCCAGCACAACCGAACAGATCGCCGGCCGCCCCGCCAAGGCCGAGCCGGCCCTGATCGACGCGCTCGGCAGCGTGCTGGACGACGAGACGCTGGAGCCGGCCTTCCGCGCCCAGGTGCTGCAGCTTCCGAGCGAAGCCGACATCGCGCGCGAGCTTGGCCAGAATGTCGATCCCGATGCGATCGCGGCGGCGCGGCGTGAGCTTCGCCTGGCGATCTCGACCGGTCTCGGCAACCGGATCGAGCGCCACTACGGCAGCCTGTCGGGGGCGGAATCCTTCCGGCCGGATGCGGCGAGCGCCGGAAAACGGGCGCTGCGCAACACCCTGCTCGATCTGCTGCTCGCGCGCCGTTCGCCCGAGGCGATAGCCGCTGCGCTCGCGCATTTCGAAACCGCGAACAACATGACGGATCGGCTGGCGGCGCTTTCCGCGATCACGCAGGCCGCCCTGCCCGAGCGCCGCGCGGTGCTCGACGCTTTCTACAAGCGCTACCAGGACGACGCGCTCGTGCTCGACAAGTGGCTGACGCTGGAGGCGACCGTGCCGGCCTCGGATACGCTGGACCGGGTGAAGGCGCTGCTGAAGCACCCCTCCTACTCGCCGAACAACCCCAACCGGGTGCGCGCGCTCGTCGGCAGCTTCGCAAGCGCCAACCAGACGCAGTTCAACCGGGTGGACGGCGCCGGCTACGATTTCCTCGCCGATTTCGCGCTGGAGCTGGACAAGCGCAACCCGCAGACCACGGCCAGGTTGCTGGTCAGTTTCCGCTCGTGGCGGGCGCTGGAGCCGGTTCGCCGGACCCGTGCCGAGGCGGCACTGCGCCGGATCGCCGCGGCGCCGGACCTGTCGCCGGACACGCTCGACATCGTCACGCGGACGCTTGCCTGA
- a CDS encoding LacI family DNA-binding transcriptional regulator yields the protein MLFHHEGGYLVGKTTLQDVAREAGVSLATVDRVLNGRAGVHARTVEKVQTAVDRLNYQPDRMASRLARGRDYRFEIILPIGANEFMRMLETEFRATAERYVHERVLLNITLVDVFDGEALAVALESLPADVDGIAVVALDHPAVAEAINTLADQGIPVVTLVSDLPGTRRTHFVGIDNSAAGRTAASLLGRFLGGRKGKVGLIAGSLALRDHIERQYGFEQVVAREYPDLEVLPVREGRDEDDRVRHVAEALLAEHDDLVGIYNVGAGSTGVVTALQKTGHTRDIIFVAHELTTTNRRNLIRGSIDAVINQDPGHMARSAARILLAMREDMEIVPGQERIKIDIFIRDNVP from the coding sequence ATGCTATTTCATCACGAGGGAGGATACCTCGTGGGAAAGACGACGCTGCAAGACGTCGCCCGGGAGGCTGGCGTCAGTCTCGCGACGGTTGATCGCGTGCTGAACGGGAGAGCCGGCGTCCATGCGCGAACGGTCGAGAAGGTGCAGACCGCTGTCGATCGGCTGAATTATCAGCCGGATCGGATGGCGTCGCGCCTCGCACGCGGTCGTGACTATCGCTTCGAGATCATCCTTCCGATCGGCGCCAACGAATTCATGCGCATGCTCGAAACCGAGTTTCGGGCGACGGCGGAGCGCTACGTGCATGAGCGCGTCCTCCTCAACATCACGCTCGTCGACGTGTTCGACGGCGAGGCGCTGGCCGTCGCGCTGGAGAGCCTGCCGGCCGATGTCGACGGCATCGCGGTCGTGGCGCTCGATCATCCGGCCGTTGCCGAAGCCATCAACACCTTGGCCGATCAGGGCATTCCGGTCGTCACGCTGGTGTCGGACCTGCCCGGCACCCGCCGCACGCATTTTGTCGGCATCGACAATTCCGCCGCCGGCCGCACCGCCGCCAGCCTGCTCGGTCGCTTTCTCGGTGGGCGCAAGGGCAAGGTCGGGCTGATCGCCGGCTCGCTGGCGCTGCGCGACCACATCGAGCGCCAGTACGGCTTCGAGCAGGTCGTCGCGCGCGAATATCCCGATCTGGAAGTGCTGCCGGTTCGCGAGGGGCGCGACGAGGACGACCGCGTGCGTCACGTCGCCGAGGCGCTGTTGGCCGAGCATGACGATCTCGTCGGCATCTACAATGTCGGCGCCGGTTCGACCGGCGTCGTGACCGCCTTGCAGAAGACCGGGCACACGCGCGACATCATCTTCGTGGCGCATGAACTCACCACCACCAATCGCCGCAACCTGATCCGCGGCTCCATCGACGCCGTCATCAACCAGGATCCGGGCCACATGGCCCGTAGCGCCGCGCGCATCCTGCTGGCGATGCGCGAGGATATGGAGATCGTTCCCGGTCAGGAACGGATCAAGATCGATATTTTCATCCGGGACAACGTGCCGTAG
- a CDS encoding sugar phosphate isomerase/epimerase family protein — MKTIKGPAIFLAQFAGDAAPFNSFDAICGWAASLGYKGVQIPTWDSRLIDLNKASDSKDYCDELAGTAARHGLEITELASHIIGQLVAVHPVYDELMDGFTIPAMRGNPKARQEWAVDHLKRCARASKNLGLQAHPTFSGALAWPFLYPFPQRPAGLVEEAFAELGRRWTPILDVFEENGVDVAYEIHPGEDLHDGITYEMFLAEVKNHPRANLLYDPSHFVLQQLDYLEYIDIYHERIKAFHVKDAEFNPTGRQGVYSGYQSWVNRAGRFRSLGDGQVDFGAIFSRLTAYDFDSWAVLEWECALKHPEDGAREGAEFIKHHIIRVTEHAFDDFAGSGTDEAANRRILGIA; from the coding sequence ATGAAGACGATCAAGGGGCCGGCGATCTTCCTGGCGCAGTTCGCGGGCGATGCCGCCCCGTTCAATTCGTTCGACGCGATCTGTGGCTGGGCAGCCTCTCTCGGATATAAGGGCGTGCAGATCCCGACTTGGGACAGCCGCCTGATCGACCTCAACAAGGCATCCGATTCCAAGGACTATTGCGACGAGCTCGCCGGCACCGCTGCCAGGCATGGCCTGGAGATCACGGAACTCGCCTCGCACATCATCGGCCAGCTGGTCGCGGTTCATCCCGTCTATGACGAGCTGATGGACGGCTTCACGATTCCGGCGATGCGCGGCAACCCGAAGGCGCGCCAGGAATGGGCCGTCGACCACCTGAAGCGCTGCGCCCGCGCCTCGAAGAACCTCGGCCTCCAGGCGCATCCGACCTTCTCGGGCGCGCTCGCCTGGCCGTTCCTCTATCCGTTCCCGCAGCGCCCGGCCGGCCTGGTCGAGGAAGCCTTCGCCGAACTCGGCCGCCGCTGGACGCCGATCCTCGACGTGTTCGAGGAGAATGGCGTCGACGTCGCCTACGAGATCCATCCGGGCGAAGACCTGCATGACGGCATCACCTACGAGATGTTCCTAGCGGAGGTGAAGAACCATCCCCGCGCGAACCTGCTCTACGATCCCTCGCACTTCGTGCTGCAGCAGCTCGACTATCTCGAATACATCGACATCTATCACGAGCGCATCAAGGCGTTTCACGTCAAGGACGCGGAGTTCAACCCGACCGGCCGCCAGGGCGTCTATTCGGGCTATCAGAGCTGGGTCAACCGCGCCGGCCGCTTCCGCTCGCTTGGCGACGGCCAGGTCGATTTCGGCGCGATCTTCTCGAGGCTGACGGCCTATGATTTCGACAGCTGGGCGGTGCTCGAATGGGAATGCGCGCTGAAGCATCCCGAGGACGGCGCGCGCGAGGGTGCCGAGTTCATCAAGCACCACATCATCCGCGTCACCGAACACGCCTTTGACGACTTTGCCGGTTCCGGCACCGACGAGGCGGCCAACCGCCGCATTCTCGGCATCGCCTGA